GCCGGCGTCGCCGGCCGCGACGACGGCGCCGGCCGTCGAGACGAGGCTCAGGCCGAAGAGGTCGGGGTCGGCGGTCGCGAGCGCCGGGTAGACGGTGGAGAGGGAGCCGTCCGTCACGGTCCGGAACAGCTCGTGGGCCTCGGTGACGCGGGCCCGGGTCGTCGCGGGTGCGGGCAGGAGCCCGGCGGAGACGTGCCGGTGGTCGCGGGTCATGACGGGGCCACGTCGTCGCGGTGGCGACCAGGCGCGGAGGTCGGCGTCCGGCGTGGCGGGACGAGTCCGAGGCGCCAGGCCGCGAGGGTGAGCGCGCCGAGGACGATCGGTCCGCCGAGCGTGACGGTCCGCCAGACGACCAGCCCGGCGATCGCCGCTGCCTCCACCCCGTCCCCGCCGACGGCCACCATCTCGGCGACGAGCAGCCCGTCGACGATGCCCAGGCCCATGAGCGGGAACAGGGTGAACGGATAGACCAGGCAGAAGGCGACGTAGACGTCGAGGGCCGGCACGGCGCCCGCCCCGACCCCCACGAAGCGCAGCGTGAGGACGACGATGGTGGCGTCCACCAGCACCATCGCGACGAGGCCGAGCACCGAGACCGCCAGGTGCGACCGGAACCCCGCCGCCACGTGCGTGCGGAACGTCACGGCCGACTCGCTCCACTGCTCGGGGTCGGTCGCGCTCCGCACGCGGCGGACGGCCCGCCCCGCGGTGAGGCCGACCCTCGCCGCGGTCGACTCGCGCCGTACGGCGGCCAGGGCGACCGCGAGGATGGTCCCGGCCACGAGGGTGCTGAGCAGCACCCGCGCGACCGGTCCGGTCTGCCACCGGGTCGCGACCAGCAGGGCCGCGCCGACCAGCGGCATCGCGAACCGCACGGTGTAGAAGACGATCGTGTTGGCGACCGCGCCCGCCAGGGCCACGGGCGCCGGGACGTCCCAGGACGCGAACATCCTGAGCCGCACCAGGATGTCGCTGGGAGGTGGCGCGACGACGGCGAGGAGGTGGGCGGTGAGGTCGTTCACCAACGCACGCAGCATGCCGAGGCCGGGGATGAACAGGGCGAGCGGGAGGGCGTTGAGCCCGTTGCGGACCAGCAGGAGGCCGACGAGGGCGGCCAGCTCCGGCCACGACAGCTTGCCCAGCGAGGACCGCACCGCCGACCAGTCGACGTCCCCGACGAAGCGGAGCGCCAGCCACACGACGACCACGCACAGCGCCAGCACCCCGAGCCGGCGCGCCGGGTGGGCCCGGGGAGCGGCCGGCCGGTCCGCCTCGGGGTTGACGTCGTCCACGTCGTCGTCCACACCGTCGGCCATGGGCCGGATGCCTACGCGGCCACGCCAGCGGGCGGCTGCTGTCCCGCCCACTGCTCGTGGACGGACGCGCGCCAACGGTCCAGCTGACGCACCTGCACGACCACGCCAGCCACTCCGAGCCCGACGTACGCGAGCCACCACCACCACGTGTCACGGAGGACCGCAGTGGTCGAGGCCTCCACGAGGTCCGAGGAGTCCAGCGTCCCGGTGAGGAAGAGCACGCCGGTCAGGGCGAGGCTGCTGCCCGAGAACGCGCTGAGCGCCACGAGCACGACGACGGGCAGGTCCGCCGCAACGGCGGCGGCGCCGAGGGCCAACCCGGTGACGACGCCGACGAGCACGATCAGCCAGGACCACGACACCCCGAGCGCCACCATCAGGTCCGTCCCGAGGGTGAAGCCGAACGCGGCCATGGCGATGAGGATCGCGACGACGAAGAAGGCGTAGGCGACCGCTCCGAACAGCAGCCCCGCAGCGGCGGCCACCGCCAGTGCCAGCGCTCCGGCCAGGAACGAGTCGCCGGTGGTGGCAGCCACCAGCCCGGCGCCGGTCGCGAAGCCCACCACCGAGGCCCACAGCGTGATGAGGACGCGGAGCACCACGGCCCCGCGCAGGCAGAGCAGCAGCCCGACACCGACGGCGACCAGGCCCAGGACGATGTCCGCCACGTCGCATCCTCTCGCTCGCGCGGTCGCCCGGGACTGCGACCGACAGGCGCCACGGTCGCGGCTCCCGACGCGGCGGGCACCCCCTGAATCGGGTGAGAGGAGCGCCGGACACCGGGGTGCGGCACTCACCCGGATCGGGGGAGCACGCACCGCCCGAGCGGTGGAGACGATGCGGGGACCCGCCGCGCCACCAAGGCACGCCGACGAAAGGGAAGCCTCCATGGGAACGCTCACCGTCTGGAAGTTCGACACCGCATCCGGAGCAGACGACGCGACGGACACGTTGCGCGAGCTGGCCACCAAGAACCTCATCACCATCCACGACGCGGCGACCGTCCGGTGGGAGGAAGGCAAGAAGAAGCCGAAGACGCGTCAGCTCAACAACCTGGCGGGGGCCGGCGCCATGGGCGGGGCCTTCTGGGGCATGTTGTTCGGCATGATCTTCTTCGTGCCGCTCCTCGGCGCGGCGATCGGCGCGGCGTCCGGGGCGCTGGCCGGCTCCCTCAACGACGTCGGCATCGACGACGGCTTCATCAACCGGGTCAGGGACCAGGTGACCCCCGGGACCTCGGCGCTGTTCGTGATGAGCTCGGACGCCGTGATGGACAAGGTGAGCGACGCCTTCTCCTCGCACCGTCCGGAGCTGATCTTCACGAACCTGAGCGACGAGCAGGAGAGCGCCATCCGCGAGGTGTTCGCGGACTAGTCCCGGCCCGCCACCCTGTCGGTGGCTCGCCGGCTCAGAGCAGCTCGAGCCGGCGCGCCACGGACAGGGCCTCGCTGCGCCGGCTCGCACCGAGCTTGCTGTAGAGGCTCGACACGTGCGTCTTGACGGTGTTCTCGGAGACGAACAGGCCGGTCGCGATGTCGGCGTACGTCGCGCCCCTCGCCAGCTCCCGCAGGACGTCGCGCTCGCGCGGGCTCAGGTGGGTCGTCACCAGCGGCTCGGGCGTGTGGCGCTCCCGGGTCGTGGGGGTCGACGCCGCGAGGGCCGAGGTGATGTCGGGGTGCTGGCCGGTGAGCTCCACCAGCTGGCCTAACCAGGGATCGGTCCGGGCGTTGCCGAACCGGCGCAGCAGCGCATGCACTCCCGTCCCGTGCCGGCTCCAGCCCAGGAACGCGACGTAGTTGGCGCGGCTCTCGGTCGCGCGGACCGCGGCCAGCACCGCGACCCGGGCTCCATGTGCGTCACCGAGCGCGTCGAGGAGCTGGGCCCTTCCGACGAGGGCCAGCGCGCGGCACGGCGGCTGGTCCAGGACCGCGTGGTCGGCCGCCGCGGCGAACTGGTCGACCGCGAGCCGCAGGTCGCCGCCCAGGTCGGCCGCCACGCCCCGCAGGAGCAGCGCCTCTCCCAGGTGCCCGTGCTCGTGCAGCTCCGCGGTGAGGGTCCGCAAGGTGGTCCGGTCGTCGCACAGGGCG
This genomic stretch from Nocardioides renjunii harbors:
- a CDS encoding DUF4203 domain-containing protein; its protein translation is MADIVLGLVAVGVGLLLCLRGAVVLRVLITLWASVVGFATGAGLVAATTGDSFLAGALALAVAAAAGLLFGAVAYAFFVVAILIAMAAFGFTLGTDLMVALGVSWSWLIVLVGVVTGLALGAAAVAADLPVVVLVALSAFSGSSLALTGVLFLTGTLDSSDLVEASTTAVLRDTWWWWLAYVGLGVAGVVVQVRQLDRWRASVHEQWAGQQPPAGVAA
- a CDS encoding lysylphosphatidylglycerol synthase domain-containing protein — encoded protein: MADGVDDDVDDVNPEADRPAAPRAHPARRLGVLALCVVVVWLALRFVGDVDWSAVRSSLGKLSWPELAALVGLLLVRNGLNALPLALFIPGLGMLRALVNDLTAHLLAVVAPPPSDILVRLRMFASWDVPAPVALAGAVANTIVFYTVRFAMPLVGAALLVATRWQTGPVARVLLSTLVAGTILAVALAAVRRESTAARVGLTAGRAVRRVRSATDPEQWSESAVTFRTHVAAGFRSHLAVSVLGLVAMVLVDATIVVLTLRFVGVGAGAVPALDVYVAFCLVYPFTLFPLMGLGIVDGLLVAEMVAVGGDGVEAAAIAGLVVWRTVTLGGPIVLGALTLAAWRLGLVPPRRTPTSAPGRHRDDVAPS
- a CDS encoding DUF1269 domain-containing protein; the encoded protein is MGTLTVWKFDTASGADDATDTLRELATKNLITIHDAATVRWEEGKKKPKTRQLNNLAGAGAMGGAFWGMLFGMIFFVPLLGAAIGAASGALAGSLNDVGIDDGFINRVRDQVTPGTSALFVMSSDAVMDKVSDAFSSHRPELIFTNLSDEQESAIREVFAD